The genomic region CGTATATGATCTACAACTTTACAGGGCACGCCGGGTTAGGCATCGCCCGGAACGAGACTGCCTATCAGAAAGGCGTGGCGTTTGTGGTGAAAGCGCTCGCCGAAGGAGCGCTGAAGCCGGTGATCGCGAAGACTTTCCCACTGGAGGAGATCGTTCAGGCGCACCAGTATCTTGAGTCGAATCAGCAAATTGGGAAGATCGTGGTGACGGTGTAAACGGAGTGATTTATTGTTGGGGCTTCGAAGAACGGCCCTCACCCCCACCCCTCTCCCAATTCTGGGAGAAGGGAGTAAGATTTGGATCTTTGATCCAAAAGATCTTAGCTGAAAACTCTGCCTCTGACTCCCCCTCTCCCAGAATTGGGAGAGGGGGCTGGGGGGTGAGGGCCGAATCTTCCAGGTAACTAAACCGCCCCCGCAAGCCACTCCCGCAATTCCCCCACGCTCTTCAATAACGCGTCCGGCGACATTGCCGCAAGCTTCGCCGCGTCGGTAGAATCTGCCCACGCCGCGCCGATCACCCGAACGCCGACTTCGCGGGCAGCGGTGACGTCGGAGGGCGCGTCGCCGACGTAGACGACGTCGGCGGGCGTCATCGCCCACTCCGCCAGCACTTCACGGATCGCTTGGGGTTTGATCGAGCCTTCGGGCGATCCCGGTTTGACAATCTCAAAGTGACCGTTCAGCTCCAGACGCCGCAGGGAGATGGCGGCGCTCTGCGCGCCTTTTCCCGTCACGATCGCCACCAGGACGCCCCGCGCGCGCAGCCAGTCCAGCAATGCAATGACGCCCGGAAACGGGCCGGGGCAGAGATCGTGCACGCGCTCGTATTCCGCGAGGTAGGTGGCGAGACAGGCTTGCCAGTCGCCGGGAATCGCCTTGCGGATGCACCCTTCCTCATTGGGGCCGAACATCGCCTCGATCTCCGCATCGGAAAGATGACGGTCGGCGTGCACCGCGAAGGCGTGGCGGAAGGCGGCGAAGATCACAGGGAAGGTGTCGGCGAGCGTGCCGTCGAGGTCAAAAATGACGCCGCGCACGGGGGCGGTGGTGGGCATGGAAAATCTCCTTTTCGTCGCCTCATGGTACCTTAAGAAAAATAAGACTTGACATTTACTATGTATGCATATATAATGCATACATAGTAAATTTACACTTCAGGAGAAGCTCATGGACACACGGTACTGGATCGGCGTCGTTTCACAGTCTCATGTTGAGCGCGGCGTGGCGGGCGGCTTCGCGCAGCTTTGCCACGGCAAATGCGCGCCGCTGCGCCGGATGAATGTCGGCGACTGGCTCGTTTATTACTCTCCCAAAACAGACATGACGGACGGTGAGCCGCTGCAAATGTTCACGGCGATCGGCCAGGTCGTCGGTGAAAGCGCTTATGAGTACGAGATGAGCCCGAAGTTTATCCCGTTCCGCCGCGACATTGTTTACGCGGCCTGCAAGCCGGCGGCCATCCAGCCGCTGCTGCCCCGCCTGTCGTTCATTCACGATGTCAAACGCTGGGGCTACCCATTCCGCAGCGGTCACTTCGAAATGACGAAGGCGGATTTCGATCTGATCGCCCAGCAAATGGAGGTTCACCATGCGGAATGAGCGCGAGCCGTTTTCCGTGGAGGACGCCGATGACAGCACCGGATTTTTGCTCTGGCAGGTGACGGCGATCTGGCAGCGCGCCATTGCCGCCGCGCTGCGCCCGCACGATTTCACCCAGGTGCAGTACGCCCTGCTGGCGAGCCTGCTCTGGATGTCCGGCCGGGAAGAGTGGATCACGCAGACGATGCTGGCGCGGCATGCGAAGCTGGACATGATGATGACGTCCCAGGTGCTGCGCGCGATGGAGACAAAGGGTCTCGTCGAGCGGCGCGCGCACCCCACCGACACGCGCGCCAAGGTTCTGATGCTGACGGAAAGCGGCGCGGAGCGCATTCGCAAAGCCATCCCGGAAGTCGAGAAGGCCGACGCCGAGTTTTTTCAGGCGGTCTGTTCGCAGCGGCGTGAGTTCCACGCCTCGCTGCGCGCATTGATCGAACAAGCCAAAGATCCAAAATAATCAAGGTCCCAAATAACGAGGAGAGAGATGATGTGGCGTTCCCACTATGAAACAACGACGGATGTTCCGGCGGAAACCCTGTACCGCGTGATTTCAGATATCGAGAATTGGAGCCGGTGGGACGACGAGCTGGAATTCGTTCGTATGGAGGGCGATGTGCGCCCAGGCGCGCGGTTTGTTCTGAAACCTAAAGGCGGTCCCAACGTCTCGATGTCCATCGAATCCGTTCTGCCGCCAAGCCGCCTGGTCGATATCGCCTATCTTCCCGGGGCGAAGCTCAGAACAATCCATGAGTTTTTACCCGCAGGCAATCAAACGACCGTGCGGTTCACGCTGGAAATCTGGGGAATTCTTGGGTTCTTGTGGCGCAAGGCCGTTGGGGAAAAGC from Capsulimonas corticalis harbors:
- a CDS encoding MarR family winged helix-turn-helix transcriptional regulator — encoded protein: MRNEREPFSVEDADDSTGFLLWQVTAIWQRAIAAALRPHDFTQVQYALLASLLWMSGREEWITQTMLARHAKLDMMMTSQVLRAMETKGLVERRAHPTDTRAKVLMLTESGAERIRKAIPEVEKADAEFFQAVCSQRREFHASLRALIEQAKDPK
- a CDS encoding HAD family hydrolase, which produces MPTTAPVRGVIFDLDGTLADTFPVIFAAFRHAFAVHADRHLSDAEIEAMFGPNEEGCIRKAIPGDWQACLATYLAEYERVHDLCPGPFPGVIALLDWLRARGVLVAIVTGKGAQSAAISLRRLELNGHFEIVKPGSPEGSIKPQAIREVLAEWAMTPADVVYVGDAPSDVTAAREVGVRVIGAAWADSTDAAKLAAMSPDALLKSVGELREWLAGAV
- a CDS encoding EVE domain-containing protein; its protein translation is MDTRYWIGVVSQSHVERGVAGGFAQLCHGKCAPLRRMNVGDWLVYYSPKTDMTDGEPLQMFTAIGQVVGESAYEYEMSPKFIPFRRDIVYAACKPAAIQPLLPRLSFIHDVKRWGYPFRSGHFEMTKADFDLIAQQMEVHHAE
- a CDS encoding SRPBCC family protein encodes the protein MMWRSHYETTTDVPAETLYRVISDIENWSRWDDELEFVRMEGDVRPGARFVLKPKGGPNVSMSIESVLPPSRLVDIAYLPGAKLRTIHEFLPAGNQTTVRFTLEIWGILGFLWRKAVGEKQIAGAAAQIEALARYARSLD